Sequence from the Paenibacillus tundrae genome:
AGTAAGGTTGATGAGATCGCTAAGAGCATGAACTTTATGGATCGTCGTTATGTTTTTGATGAGAATGAGAATTAAGAGGCTGCTCTGTAGAGTGGCCTTTTTTGGTATAGAGAGGAAGCAAAGTGCAACAAACCTACAAGTTCTTGCAACAAAACGCGGAATCGTAGTTATAGCTTAGTTCGGCATGTATGATAAGTCGTAAGAGGAGGGACATTCACGTGAAGCTTATATTTGAGATCAGTTCATTGCTTGAGCGAAGTACAGCTAAGATTGTCACACATCCAGAGGAACAACAGCACTGGGATTCGATCCGAGAAGCTATTCAACAAATGGATACAAAGATGGTAGTCATTAACGCTAAAAACAACCGCAATGTGCAGATTCCACTCAGTTCGATCACTGTCATCCAATCGGAAGATCGGTTGTGCAGTGTACGTCTGATCACAGGTGAGCACTACTTGCTCCCCAAACGCTTAAAATTTGTGGAAGAGGATCTATGTGAGCAGCATTTTGTGAGAATTAATAATCAAACGATCATTAACACAGCTTGTATTCAAACATTCGCGGCAACCCAGCAGGCAAGAATCCAAGTCGAGCTTGTGGACGGCTCCAGCTATTATGTCAGTCGGTATTACATCAAACAATTCAGGGGGAAATTAGTATGATAAAACAACTTCGCCAATCGTTCTTTCAAGTATTCACATTGACTTCGTTATGGGTGACGCTTCTGTTAACGGTTTTTGATCCGAACCATTCCATTCGTATGATTTATCTATGGAATGTTGCTGGGATTGCTGTTATTGCAGCGCTAATATTCGGGGTTATGTATGATGCCTTATGGAACTACTTTACCCTCAAGCCGGTATGGAATATTGTCATTACATCTACGTTGAATATATTAGGTGGGATGGCGATGGTTTGGTTATATTCGCCAGACATGTTTGATGTGATCGCACCTTGGTTCCCTGGAATGTGGTTACTATCCATTGTGCTGCATATCCTTGCTTTTTATTTTTATGCTAAAATGGATAACAAGAAAAAAGTGGAAGAATTAAATCGAATACTGAAGTAGGTAAGGAGAGTAATAATGCGTCAAGATGAACTGCTTTGCATGATATGGCTTAGCTAGCGTTATTATGGTATTTCGTGATAAGGAGGTTACATGAATAAAAAAGGTAGAAACATCATCCTTGTTGTTCTATTCGCCATTTTAATTCTAGTGTTTACGAATCCCAATGAAGCAGATTATGAGCAGTGGTTGGCGGAGGAACACGGTATTCATTATACGAGTTCTCCCGAGATGGGTAGAGAGTATGTGATGTCCACGAATGGTGTGGATCAGAAGATTGAATACCGTGGGGGTCATATCCAGCATGCTGGAATCTATACCTTCTATGACAATCGTTACACGGATGCTGACGGCAACGATATAAATATCAAGGCGTTCGGTATTCTGAAAATGCTATTTGATCGATCTTAGTCTGTCCTGGTAATAAAATGGATCAATAACGAGTGAACAAATTTTTATTGTTTTCCCAGTCATGAAACTGAAAAAGAGAGTTGACTACCATACGCCCATGCTATGATTTTACATCATGCATCGTGGCGTATTTTTGTTAAGGCGTATGTGGCAGGATTGTATAGATATTCGCAAATTCCACATTATGGGTTATGATGTACTATAGAGAAAATTTAACAGTAGCAACGATAAATAGCAGAGTTTCTCCTAGATCCGGTCGTAACGTGTGTTCCAAAGTTGGGGGAAGTGCTATTGGGTAAGTTACCTTTTCCATATTATAAAAGGGGGAATCGAGAGATGCGGAAGGTAAGTGTGCTTTTACTGGTACTCGTTGTTCTCGTATTAACTGCCTGTCAAGATCAATCAACAAGTGAACGTGTGCGAGAATCAAGTTCAACGCGAGCGACCAATAATGAAACAGAACAGATCGCTTCCGAGAACGAATCATCCAGCGAAGTGGTTGTTGAGCCGGTAATAGAAGAACCTGAATATCTGGATGAAGCTAACTATTCAGGCGATGAACTCGAAATTATACAACTAATCAACGCCCGGATACGTTATTTATGGAAAGAGGATGAACAGCAGTATTTACAATTGTTCCAAGAAAAATCAGGCGTTTCTAGCATGCCAAGTTATAAGATAGAGGCCGTTACGTTCACGAGTGATCTTACTATTAAGGAGCAACGAACATTATACGAAGGACTCGTATTTCTCGAAGAAATTAGATTTGGTGGCAAGAAATCACCGAGCATGTATGTGTTCACTAAAATCAAGGGCGAGGGAGACTCTGCTCGTTGGAAGTTTGCTGGGATTGATTAAGTGTAGCAAGTCAGTTGCATGTTCCGCTAATAGGGATATGTAACTTGTACATATGTACTAGATTAACATTTTGGAGGTTCGATTATGTCAGTTTATGCACTAAGTGTCATTGTAGTAACTGTACTTTTACTCGTTGTTGGGAAACGAAAAAAAAGCAAAGTCTTGCTAGGTTGGGGCATTGCAAGCCTTGCACTCGTATTGATCACAGTGGGGCCTTCGTTTATCTCTGGATTTATAGACGGATTTGCTGAAGGTGTGTCAGCTAGATAGTTGAATGCGGTGGAGGTGGCGTTATGGAATACATAGGTAAGCATGTGCGGATTACGCAAGTAACGGAGGAAGATCTTGATTTTCTGTGTAGATTGGAGTGTGACCCAAGCATCTGGGTATGAAGCGGGAAGGTATCTTTAGAGATGAATTATTTTGGAATGATCAATATGTGGATCGGTATTTCTTCTCGGTGCTCAAGAGTGAATTTTCTGCAGACGCAGGTGTAGAAGGAGAAGGAGTTTGACAATATGAAGGAAATGTAAAAGGAAAAGTGAGGAGTGCTGTGAGATGTTTGAAATCATTGATATTAGACAGAAGCCGGAACGGGTACAAGAGGCTGTGCAGTATTTCTGGAAACAGTGGGGAACCGAAACGAGCTACCACTTCTACCGAGATTGTATGGAGCGTTCAGTTGAAACGGAGAGTGATGTGCCCCGATTTTATGTAATGTTGGATGGGGATCGAATCATTGGAGGGTACGCATTATTACGTAGTGATCTGAACAGTAGGCAGGATCTATTTCCGTGGTTTGCCTGTCTCTATGTAGAGCCAGAATACCGAGGGAAGAAGCTTGGCGCACAACTACAGAACCATGCGATTCATGAAGTGCAGGCTAAGGGGTACGACAAGCTTTACCTCTGCACAGACCTGACCGACTACTATGAGCAAAATAACTGGACTCATATCGGCAAAGGTTATTTGCTAGATGATGAAGAGACACGGATCTATGAATACTCCATTTGATACCTTAATTCGTGCATACTTCAATCATGGGGACGATCTCTATTCCGGCTTACTTATGGCTCAAGAAGCAGGGGCGATCGTTATGGATTTTGAAGGAAAGCCTTTTGAGAAAAGCCATCCTGAGCCCTATCTCATTGCATGCCATCCGGATCACCAAACCTATTTGCTCAACATCGTGAAGGAAGGGTTGGAGATATAGAAATGATTACGGAACTTCAACGGCAGGATTTCGATAAGGTGCAGCATATTATCAACACTTGTAGCACACTTGAGGTACGGGCTGTAGTGTCCGGCTATAATCCGGGCCGCATTTATGTTGATGATATTTCGAATATCGCGGCTGCTCTCGTTTGGATTCAGGGGCAAAGCGGCTTTCAGTTAATCGGAGATCCGCAGAGCGAACCTTTTGCGAAGGAACTACCTGCATTTATGACAACGCATATTGAACCTGAATTAGCGGAGTTAACACTCGATTCCGTGGAAATTGGCGTACAGGATGAGCGCTGGGAAGAAGTTCTGCGTAACATGGCAGACAAGCGAGAACTCTCCAGTGATAACCAGCAGGTATATCGATTCCATTCACCACAGGGAACGGAACGTGTGGCAGGAAATGAAGAGACCGATGCTAATGTTCAACATCTAGAGCAGAATGCTGTCCAGCTTGTGAGAGTAGATTCTGCACTTATACATCATCGTAAGTTCGGCAATTCAACCTTTCTGGAGGACAAGATTACTTACTTTTGGAGTACGATGGATGACTTTTTGAAGCATGGGTTCGGTTATATGTTAGTTCATGAACGGAACAATGAGATTATGAGTATTTGTCTCTCAGGATTTGTTGCAGGACAGACACATGCTATTGATATTGAAACTGTGGAGGTATATAGGAATAGGGGCTATGCTGCTGTCGTAGCAAAAGCTTTTGTAGAAGAATGCAGGCGTGAGGGTCTTCAGCCGTATTGGGATTGTAGTCCGGACAATACAGGTTCTGTCCGATTGGCTGAACGTGTAGGAATGGTTTTCGATTTTGATTACAGCGTGTATTGGTATCCATTATCGTCATAATTGGGCGTATCGTTATTTTGTTATGTGAAGGAGATTGGACATGAATGAATTGTTGCAACAGCAAATGCAGTTTCTAATTGAGATTGATAAATTGAAGACGATTGAACGACAGACCCGAATTATTCATGGTGATCGACGTGAAAATGATGCAGAGCATTCCTGGCATCTCGCAATGATGGCCTTGATCTTGCAAGGTCACGCGAATCAGGATGTGGATCTGCTTAAAGTGATGAAGATGTTACTAGTTCACGATCTGGTAGAGATCGATGCGGGAGATACATTTGCTTATGATACGGTGGGCTATGCGGATAAATATGAGCGGGAAATTCAGGCCGCCAACCGATTATTTGGACTGCTGCCACAGGCTCAAGCAGAAGAATTAATGAATCTATGGTTAGAGTTTGAAGCAAAAGAAACGCCGGAAGCTGCATTTGCTTCATCACTGGATCGTATGCAACCAGTTATACATAATCATCAGAATGAAGGAGATACCTGGATGAAGAACAACATCACCAGCGAACAGGTATTGAATCGAAACCGTGAAGTCGAGAGAGGTTCCGAGACGTTGTGGGCATACGTACAGGAGATTGTACAGGATTCTGTCGATCAAGGGATTTTAGCGAAGTCAGCACCCCAGGTTACTTCAGAATAAATGTAGTTTTGGTATAGAAGAAGGAGGTAGCCTATGGGATATATCACGGAACTAAGGACAATTTTGGGCTCACGACCACTAATTTTGACAGGCTCCTGTGTACTGGTGTTTAACGAACAAGGACATGTGCTCTTGCAGAAACGCACCGACAGTCTGGATTGGGGAACGATTGGAGGTTCAATGGAGCTGGGTGAATCTTTGGAGGAAACAGCGGCACGTGAATTGTATGAGGAAGCAGGTTTGAGAGCGGGGGCGTATCGACTCATTACTGTGTTTTCGGGACAAGACATGTATTATCGCTATCCACATGGTGACGAGATCTATAATGTGATGGCTGTATATGAAGCATTGGACGTAGAAGGGGAACCTCAGATTATGGACGATGAAGGATTGGAGCTGCGTTACTTTGATCTATCCCAACCGATTCCAGAGATCAATCCGATTACGGCATATGTGTTACAGAATACAGGATATATCAAAATGCCTGATTAGGAAAAATGTGCTAATATATAACACTACGATTTAATTTATATTTTAGCAGGAGGTACTATGATGAGTTTTGACTTCATTACATCGTTGGTCATGTTATATTATTTTGCGGTTGCTGGGCTTGTTCTATATGGTCTTATTGTATTTATTAGACTTGGACATCGGGGAATCAAGGCACTTGATATTTATCTAAGTGAGAAGCGCGGGGATCGGCAATAGAAATTGAACAAAATATTTACATGAAAACGGAGAGGACAGAAATAACCTGAAGAAGCGGAGCGTTCGCCTTTATCCCTGGATTTCCCCTTTGGAAAAGGGAATTAAAAGAAATCTGGGGATAACAGTGATCGGAAGGTTGTTCTGTCATCGAAGTGACCAATGTGAATATTCTTTAGTTCAATAAAAATAGAATTATCATTTTTCTCTCAGTGTTTTATTGATCTTTTATTGGTATGATTGCATTATCACTCCATTTAAGAGAGGTTAATGATATGGATACCTTTTTAGAACAAATTAATGAGCTACAGGTGATTCAAAAAGATCTGGTAAGCATACACCCGATGTTTGCAGAGTATTATCCGGTGGTTGTAGCCTACGAATCTCTTCTATATATCTACGATTATTCCATAGATACACAGCAGTATGAATGGGTCAAAACCGTTCCAGATGACATGAACATTCCAGAGGAATGTATGGCAGCATTTCCAATACCTCATATGGATTGGCGCGTATGTGCGGTCGTTACCGATGCGGTGTTCCAAAGCTTTGAACAGAAGGTCTATCTGTTTCATGAATTCGTCCATTGTTATGTGTATGAACAGTACAGAGAGCAGGTTGGCGGGCGTATTGGTATCAAAAGCACGATGGAGCAGCGAAAACGGGTAAGCTGGGAAATTGATTATGAGTTTCCGTATGACGATGAGACGGTTGTTGGTATCATGGACGAGCTTAATCTTGCACTACAGCATAAGGACATCCAGCACGTAAGAGAGATTCGAACACAGTTATTCAGCTCACTTAGCTTAGAAGCCGGTGAATTCTGGAACTGGCTGGAGTGGAATGAGGGCTACGCTCGATATATCGAGAACTTAATCCGAGCAAAGTTCGATTTGCAACAGAATCATGTGGGAACAGAGAAACCGTTTAGTCGGCTTGTTTTCTATGCAACTGGCTCAGCCTATATTGATCTGCTCGTTCAAGAGCAGCCGGTGCATCATAGAGACCTGGCGCAATTATTTGAACAGTTACAAGCAGAACGTGTGAATGTTGAACTGAAACGGAGAGAACAAGACGTATGAATCGCCTGATTACCATTCATCCCTTAACGGTATCAGATGTGGATAGCGCCAACTTGGTGTTTGAGACAGCCATTCGAGGTGCGTTTCAGGACGAAGGTTTGGATACTCTACATGATGACTTCTGGAATGAAGTGAATGACAAAAAAAGGCTGCTCCAAATGGCCTTGCAACAAAGCCATAATCAGGATGAAACGATGTTTTTTCTCCTAGCGAAGAGGGAAGATACAGTCGTTGGAACGATATCCTTTGCGCCTTGTAGTGAGTTAATTCGTGAGGGCACCAATCAGGAACTGGCAGATATCGGTGAACTGGGTACGTTGTACATTTTACCTGAGCTACAAGGTCAGGGAATCGGTTCTGCTCTAATTCAGGCGTTAATCGGTGAACTTCAGCGGCGTGGTCTAGAAAAGTTCTGTCTGGATAGCGGTTATAAGAATGCCCAAAAGCGCTGGAAAAGGAAATTCGGTAAGCCTCACACCGTGTTGCAAGATCACTGGGGAGAAGGTACAGACCATATGATCTGGCTGTGTGACGTAAAGGATTTCGCAGCCCAATAACACATAAACAAGAAAGAGATGATCCTCTGTCGAACAGGAATCATCTCTTTTTTTACAATGGCTTAATTCCAATTCCATATCTCTACGCGATTTAGTTGGAATTGATGAAATTCCGGCAGCTTTGTTATTTTTTCCAACTCACGTACAGGCCCTGTAACGACAGCGCCATAGACTTGCACACCATTTTTTTTCAAATAGGCAAGACGTTGCTGATCCACATCCAAACCATTGTATTGTACATTATTAGTCATCCATTCCAGATCAGACATCATAGCTTGAACTTGCTCTTGCATCTGTTCTGCTTCGTCTGGTGCAAAGTAGGCATACCAACTAGAACCAGTTTCTCCGAATAAGGTAAGAGGTTTGAGCGTGAGATGAGGCGTCATATAGTCGTACATACCCGAGCGTGAATAGGAGATATCGAACTCCTTCAACTCACCTGCATAGATTGACATCGCGGTTACCCCAACATCGTAATTGGCGAGAAGCTTCATCAGTTGTTCTGGAGATATTAGATTTTTCACGGATAGGGATAACTCTGCAACATGCCCATCATCAATTTTAGCAAGCCTCTTCATAGGATTACTATCACTCGAATCGCTGGTGGGAGCAGCCTGGTCAGACACTAGAGAGTATGGGAGGAAAAATGGCCCTGTATTGTTGCCGTTCATATATGCTCCTGTATTGGTAATCGTATAGCTCAATTTGCCACTGATACTTAGTTCCGCTTCAATCTCTCCAGTGATTACTTCCCATGAGCCTACTTGTCGATATATTTTTAGATTGGCTTTTTGTGTTAGAAATGGACTAACCTCAAAAGCTTCATGAACGGGTTTTTCTACACGCAGCCCATCACCGTGCATCTCTACAACAGATACGATGGAACGTAGGAAGTCATTGCGTACTTTTGATTGATCGAAGTAGATGTGTAGTGATGATACATAGATATGGTAGAGGATAAATACGAGAAATAGAGCACCTCCTGCGTTAAGGAAAAATTTCCACCTCGTCTTCCATACCATGCGTTTGAACTGCTTTTGACCCCATTCAGGATGAAGATTCTCGAAATCTTCTTCTTGAAGGACACGCTGCTCATCATGTTCTGTGTGATTAGACATTCTCAATCGTCTCCTTTCATTTGAAGCATCTCTGCTTTGAATCGTTCTCTGGCACGAAAAAGGGTAACCTTGACCTGGTTCATATTCATATCCAGAATTTCGCAAAGCTCCTTGTAAGATAACTCGTTCATTTCGCGTAGTAACAATATGGTTCGATACTGTTCAGGAAGCTTCTTCATCACCTGTTGAATACGAATCGTTCGTTCACGTGCGTTGAGTACTTCCTCTGGGGAACAGTATGTATTTTCTGTGCCTTGCTGTTCCAGCTCTCGATTCATTTGCATTTCACCACGTTGTTTACGATACCAATCGATAAATAAGTGCCGGGCTACTTTGTATAACCACGCTCTGGCGTAGCTTGCATGCTCGGCTTTCATAGATACCATAGCTCTGTAGAATGTTTCTTGAACTAACTCCTCAGCGGTCTCCTGAGATCCACACATGCGGTAGAGATAGAGATGCAGGGAGGATTGGTACTGCTTGAATAGTTCGGCATATAGATCACTCCTCATTTCAAGTTTCCTCCTCCTTCTCTTAAGACAACGGGGCAATGTCAATTATGTTACAGTACATTTGCAAATATTAGGAGGGTTCTTTGGTGAACAAGCAAAAGCACATGCATGAAATGATTAAAATTGTATTTATGGATATAGACGGAACCTTATTAAGCGAGGTGGATCGAACGCTATCACCTCGGACAGAGCGATCGATTCAAGAGCTACTTCGCCGAGGAATCCAAGTCGTCTTGGTAACAGGCAGACCCTATAATCTATGTGAGGAATTCAGGAGATTGGGCATCGATACGATCATTTCAGCCAATGGGGCCTTGATTAAGAGTGGAGAACAAGTGATCCATAAGTCTATACTCTCACCCGACATGGTAAGAACGTTCAGTGAATTTGCACAGGAGAATGGTCATGGTATTTCCTATTTTACAGAGACGTTTGAGATGAACGAGGACTTTGAAACCGATGTACGTATTACGGATGCATTAAGAGACACGTTGGGCATTATGGAGTACCCTAGGAGAATTAATTCGTTAGAGAGCGAAATATATTGTCTCTGTCTATATGCAGATCAAGCAGAAGCGGAGATATATCAAAGGCAGTTTCCATCCCTGAATTTTGTGCGTTTCCATGAGTATGTATCCAATGTGTTAGAAGAGAATGTAGTATCGAAGTCAGTCGCTGCAGAGAAAGTACTCACGTTTCTAAACATTTCCCGAGAAGATGCGATGGCGTTTGGAGACGGGGAGAATGATATCGATCTGTTGGAGTATGTTGGTCTTGGTATCGCGATGGGGAACGGGGGAGAACGAATTAAGTTAAGTGCAGACTATGTTACGCGAAAAGCAAGTGAGGATGGGATTACGCATGCATTAAAGGCATTTAAGCTCATCTGATGATATCCTAATTATGGATTTTCATGTAGAATGGTGTGAATCTTCTAAAAAGAAATAAGGAGGAATTTTCCCTATGATTGCACCTAAACTGCAACCAGGAGACGAAGTTCGTGTGATCTCCCCATCGAGAAGTCTCTCCATTATAGAAGAGGAGCATATCCAGCTTGCCAAACAACGATTGGAGGCCTTGGGTCTAATCGTCTCTTTTTCGGCTAACGCATATGAGATGGATGATTTTGCTTCGTCCTCTATTGAATCGCGTATTCAAGATTTGCATGCAGCCTTTGCTGATCCACAAGTCAAAGGAATACTGGCAACCATTGGTGGGTTCAACTCCAATCAGTTGCTGCAATATATCGACTATTCACTTATTCAGGCCAATCCGAAGCGGTTCTGTGGCTACTCCGATATTACTGCATTGAGTACCGCTATCTATACGAAGACAGGGCTGATAACCTATTCGGGTCCTGCGTTCTCGACGTTTGCTATACTTCATGGCAACGAATACACCGTCGAGTTTTACAAGAAAATGATGATGGGATCGGCCGATTCAATTCTCGTTACACCCTCTGAAGCATGGAGTGATGATGCGTGGTATCGGGATCAGGAGAATCGTCAGTTTATTACGAACCAAGGACCGGTGATTCTGAACGAAGGACAGGCAGAAGGAACCATCATTGGTGGGAATCTATGCACACTGAATTTACTTCAAGGCACAGAATATATGCCTTCTCTAGAAGGGACAGTCCTGTTCGTTGAGGATGACTATATGGCCGACCCGCCTACATTCGATCGTGATCTCCAATCACTTATCCATCAGCCTGGATTCGAACAAGTGAGAGGGCTAGTCATTGGTAGATTCCAGAAAGCATCAGGAATGACACCGCAATTATTAGAGAAAATCATTCACAGCAAGCGAGAATTAACGCAGATTCCGGTTATTGCAGATGTCGATTTTGGACATACCGCACCACACTTTACCTTCCCTATTGGGGGCAAGACTAAGCTTAACGCACAAGGCATGAGCGTAGAACTCTGGATTTCGGAGTAAATGTCGGAGTGAAAAATTAATGGATACCTTACTTGTTAAAAATAGGAATGGTTAATATAATTACGTTTGGCATATGTAAGTAGACAATCCCACAGCCGATGTGGAAATTTAGAGGTGAATCATGAAATTTAGATGGATGTATGTTCTTATTCTTGCTCTAATAACTACAATCATCTTACCTACAGCAGATGCAAGTGCAGCAGGTACGATCGCAGTGAAATCGAAAGTGCTTTATTACAAAGGCCAACCGTACATAGAGCTTTCAGGTGGAAACAAGAGTGTGACAGCGAAGCTTAATAAGATGTTTAAGGTACATGCAGTTAACATTGTGAGTGCAGACAAAAAGATTAAAAAGGAAAATAAAAAGTACTCTGTAAGCACCACAAGTGCTACAGTGAAATTCAATCAGAAAGAAAAAATATCTGTTGTGTACGAGGATTACATCTATGCAGGAGCAGCACATGGTTTTCCATCCTCTACGTCCTACAACTATGATCTTAGAACGGGCAAGGAACTGAAGTTTACAAATTTTGTGCAAAATGATGACCAACTAGCCAATCTAGAAGACTCGATCTCAAGCAGCCTTAGAGCGATGTATAATGCGAATCAAGGTATTTTTGAAGAAAATATTAATGATTTTCCATTGGATCAAGATCCTGCATTTTACCTCTATGATAAGGGGATCGTAATTCGCTTCTATCCTTATGAAGTTGCCCCATACGCTGCAGGATTCGTTGATGTTAAAGTTCCTTATAGCAAAATAAGCAAATAGATTTAAGAGTCAAGATGACGATTATGAAACTAGGTTTAACCAAGCATGGTTCTTAACTGAATCATGCTT
This genomic interval carries:
- a CDS encoding LytTR family DNA-binding domain-containing protein gives rise to the protein MKLIFEISSLLERSTAKIVTHPEEQQHWDSIREAIQQMDTKMVVINAKNNRNVQIPLSSITVIQSEDRLCSVRLITGEHYLLPKRLKFVEEDLCEQHFVRINNQTIINTACIQTFAATQQARIQVELVDGSSYYVSRYYIKQFRGKLV
- a CDS encoding GNAT family N-acetyltransferase, whose translation is MITELQRQDFDKVQHIINTCSTLEVRAVVSGYNPGRIYVDDISNIAAALVWIQGQSGFQLIGDPQSEPFAKELPAFMTTHIEPELAELTLDSVEIGVQDERWEEVLRNMADKRELSSDNQQVYRFHSPQGTERVAGNEETDANVQHLEQNAVQLVRVDSALIHHRKFGNSTFLEDKITYFWSTMDDFLKHGFGYMLVHERNNEIMSICLSGFVAGQTHAIDIETVEVYRNRGYAAVVAKAFVEECRREGLQPYWDCSPDNTGSVRLAERVGMVFDFDYSVYWYPLSS
- a CDS encoding HD domain-containing protein, with product MNELLQQQMQFLIEIDKLKTIERQTRIIHGDRRENDAEHSWHLAMMALILQGHANQDVDLLKVMKMLLVHDLVEIDAGDTFAYDTVGYADKYEREIQAANRLFGLLPQAQAEELMNLWLEFEAKETPEAAFASSLDRMQPVIHNHQNEGDTWMKNNITSEQVLNRNREVERGSETLWAYVQEIVQDSVDQGILAKSAPQVTSE
- a CDS encoding NUDIX hydrolase → MGYITELRTILGSRPLILTGSCVLVFNEQGHVLLQKRTDSLDWGTIGGSMELGESLEETAARELYEEAGLRAGAYRLITVFSGQDMYYRYPHGDEIYNVMAVYEALDVEGEPQIMDDEGLELRYFDLSQPIPEINPITAYVLQNTGYIKMPD
- a CDS encoding GNAT family N-acetyltransferase, with translation MNRLITIHPLTVSDVDSANLVFETAIRGAFQDEGLDTLHDDFWNEVNDKKRLLQMALQQSHNQDETMFFLLAKREDTVVGTISFAPCSELIREGTNQELADIGELGTLYILPELQGQGIGSALIQALIGELQRRGLEKFCLDSGYKNAQKRWKRKFGKPHTVLQDHWGEGTDHMIWLCDVKDFAAQ
- a CDS encoding anti sigma factor C-terminal domain-containing protein; the protein is MSNHTEHDEQRVLQEEDFENLHPEWGQKQFKRMVWKTRWKFFLNAGGALFLVFILYHIYVSSLHIYFDQSKVRNDFLRSIVSVVEMHGDGLRVEKPVHEAFEVSPFLTQKANLKIYRQVGSWEVITGEIEAELSISGKLSYTITNTGAYMNGNNTGPFFLPYSLVSDQAAPTSDSSDSNPMKRLAKIDDGHVAELSLSVKNLISPEQLMKLLANYDVGVTAMSIYAGELKEFDISYSRSGMYDYMTPHLTLKPLTLFGETGSSWYAYFAPDEAEQMQEQVQAMMSDLEWMTNNVQYNGLDVDQQRLAYLKKNGVQVYGAVVTGPVRELEKITKLPEFHQFQLNRVEIWNWN
- a CDS encoding RNA polymerase sigma factor, with amino-acid sequence MRSDLYAELFKQYQSSLHLYLYRMCGSQETAEELVQETFYRAMVSMKAEHASYARAWLYKVARHLFIDWYRKQRGEMQMNRELEQQGTENTYCSPEEVLNARERTIRIQQVMKKLPEQYRTILLLREMNELSYKELCEILDMNMNQVKVTLFRARERFKAEMLQMKGDD
- a CDS encoding Cof-type HAD-IIB family hydrolase, which encodes MIKIVFMDIDGTLLSEVDRTLSPRTERSIQELLRRGIQVVLVTGRPYNLCEEFRRLGIDTIISANGALIKSGEQVIHKSILSPDMVRTFSEFAQENGHGISYFTETFEMNEDFETDVRITDALRDTLGIMEYPRRINSLESEIYCLCLYADQAEAEIYQRQFPSLNFVRFHEYVSNVLEENVVSKSVAAEKVLTFLNISREDAMAFGDGENDIDLLEYVGLGIAMGNGGERIKLSADYVTRKASEDGITHALKAFKLI
- a CDS encoding S66 family peptidase, whose amino-acid sequence is MIAPKLQPGDEVRVISPSRSLSIIEEEHIQLAKQRLEALGLIVSFSANAYEMDDFASSSIESRIQDLHAAFADPQVKGILATIGGFNSNQLLQYIDYSLIQANPKRFCGYSDITALSTAIYTKTGLITYSGPAFSTFAILHGNEYTVEFYKKMMMGSADSILVTPSEAWSDDAWYRDQENRQFITNQGPVILNEGQAEGTIIGGNLCTLNLLQGTEYMPSLEGTVLFVEDDYMADPPTFDRDLQSLIHQPGFEQVRGLVIGRFQKASGMTPQLLEKIIHSKRELTQIPVIADVDFGHTAPHFTFPIGGKTKLNAQGMSVELWISE
- a CDS encoding DUF3298 and DUF4163 domain-containing protein — its product is MKFRWMYVLILALITTIILPTADASAAGTIAVKSKVLYYKGQPYIELSGGNKSVTAKLNKMFKVHAVNIVSADKKIKKENKKYSVSTTSATVKFNQKEKISVVYEDYIYAGAAHGFPSSTSYNYDLRTGKELKFTNFVQNDDQLANLEDSISSSLRAMYNANQGIFEENINDFPLDQDPAFYLYDKGIVIRFYPYEVAPYAAGFVDVKVPYSKISK